A genome region from Bacteroides stercoris ATCC 43183 includes the following:
- a CDS encoding glycoside hydrolase family 2 TIM barrel-domain containing protein, with product MNYIYKIFLHFLIVGIFFGVGRLSAQATVPEWQSQYAIGKNKLRPHTYVWPYDKATNIRQGDYENSRYYMSLNGRWKFSWVKNPDNRPKDFYKPGYYTGGWADIKVPGNWERQGYGTAIYVNESYEFDDPLFNFKKNPPLVPYDENEVGSYRRSFTLPLDWKDRRTVICCEGVTSFYYIWVNGHLLGYNQGSKTPAEWDITPYVKEGENTVALEVYRWSAGSYLECQDMWRLSGIERDIYLYSTPKQYIADYQVTSTLDKETYTDGLFALETTIGGEAEGAATLSYRLEDACGKTILEKDCPVQSKESGNFIFFEKETLPKVKRWSAEHPYLYTLIISLKDTSGEIIHLTGCNVGFRTSEIKDGRFCINGVPILVKGANRHEHSQLGRTVSKELMEQDIRLMKQNNLNTVRNSHYPTHPYWYHLCDLYGLYIIDEANIESHGMGYGAASLAKDSTWLPAHMDRVQRMYERSKNHPAIIIWSLGNEAGNGINFERTYDWMKSVEQSRPVQYERAEQQYNTDIYCRMYRSVDELLAYAHQTSPKVYRPFIMTEYLHTMGNSGGGLKEYMEVFESEPVVQGGCIWDWVDQSFREVDAHGKWYWAYGGDYGPENIPSFGNFCCNGLVNAVREPHPHLKEVKKAYQYIKCTLKDPKNLTIAIKNWYDFTNLNAYVLKWSIVGDNGKMLAKGEQSIEVAPHATTEVSLGGVRLPRNIREAYLNLSWTPKKKSAFIGTDDEVAYDQFVLPANSQYRPTLAKLSEKPEIQIDPKTGALTSYIYEGQEYLASPVRLSLYRPATDNDNREKKGGAKVWRKLGLNHLVQRVLSVKTSGHTTYSEVKLLNDKNETIGSATFEYTIRKDGILSVQTRFVPDTTFVSSLARVGLVFEMPHSFNRVTYLGRGEHETYADRKLSGRIGIYHTDAERMFHYYVRPQATGNRTDVRWMQVSDELGKGLSVWGEKSFEFSVSPFTDENIDAAGHINKLKRNGTVTVHLDALQSGVGTATCGPGVLAPYLVPVKEYLFSFEIRPLK from the coding sequence GCTACTGTTCCCGAATGGCAAAGTCAATATGCTATTGGAAAAAATAAATTACGGCCTCATACTTATGTATGGCCATACGACAAAGCTACAAATATCCGTCAAGGAGATTATGAAAATTCTCGCTATTATATGAGTCTGAACGGGAGATGGAAATTTTCTTGGGTAAAGAATCCTGATAATCGGCCCAAAGACTTTTATAAGCCTGGATATTATACGGGTGGATGGGCTGACATCAAAGTGCCTGGAAACTGGGAACGTCAAGGTTATGGAACTGCTATTTATGTGAATGAATCCTACGAATTCGATGACCCGCTATTTAACTTTAAGAAAAATCCACCACTAGTACCATATGATGAAAATGAGGTAGGTTCTTATCGGCGTAGCTTTACTTTACCATTGGATTGGAAAGATCGCCGGACCGTCATCTGTTGTGAGGGCGTTACCTCATTCTATTATATTTGGGTAAATGGGCATTTATTGGGCTATAATCAAGGTTCGAAGACTCCTGCTGAATGGGATATTACTCCATATGTAAAAGAGGGAGAGAACACAGTTGCCCTGGAAGTATATCGTTGGAGTGCGGGATCATACCTGGAATGTCAGGATATGTGGCGATTGAGCGGTATAGAACGTGATATCTATCTGTATAGCACTCCCAAGCAATATATTGCAGACTATCAAGTGACTTCCACTTTAGATAAAGAAACGTATACGGATGGGCTTTTTGCTCTTGAAACAACCATAGGAGGGGAGGCTGAAGGTGCTGCCACATTATCGTATCGTTTAGAAGATGCTTGCGGAAAAACGATTTTGGAAAAGGATTGTCCGGTTCAAAGCAAGGAAAGCGGCAATTTCATTTTTTTTGAGAAAGAGACTTTACCGAAAGTGAAACGTTGGAGTGCGGAACATCCTTATCTTTATACATTGATTATTTCTCTAAAAGATACTTCAGGAGAAATCATACATCTGACAGGGTGCAACGTAGGGTTTCGTACCTCGGAAATCAAAGATGGACGATTTTGCATAAACGGTGTGCCCATATTGGTAAAAGGGGCAAATCGTCATGAACATTCTCAATTGGGACGTACAGTCAGCAAGGAACTGATGGAACAGGATATTCGTCTGATGAAGCAGAATAATCTGAATACAGTGCGAAATTCGCATTACCCCACTCATCCGTATTGGTATCATCTCTGTGATCTTTACGGTCTGTATATAATAGATGAAGCAAACATTGAGTCGCATGGCATGGGGTATGGAGCAGCTTCGCTTGCTAAGGATAGCACATGGCTTCCAGCCCATATGGATCGGGTACAACGGATGTACGAGAGGTCAAAAAATCATCCCGCCATCATAATCTGGTCATTAGGAAATGAGGCAGGTAATGGTATTAATTTTGAACGCACTTACGATTGGATGAAATCAGTAGAGCAAAGTCGTCCAGTTCAGTATGAACGTGCTGAACAACAATATAATACTGATATTTACTGTCGCATGTATCGTAGTGTGGATGAGTTGTTGGCTTATGCCCATCAGACAAGTCCGAAAGTATACCGCCCTTTCATTATGACGGAATATTTGCATACAATGGGTAACAGTGGAGGCGGTTTGAAGGAATATATGGAAGTGTTCGAGAGCGAACCTGTCGTACAAGGCGGTTGTATCTGGGACTGGGTCGACCAGTCATTCAGAGAGGTGGATGCTCATGGTAAATGGTATTGGGCGTATGGCGGTGATTACGGACCGGAAAATATACCAAGTTTTGGTAACTTTTGCTGTAATGGGCTGGTGAATGCTGTACGGGAACCGCATCCTCATTTAAAAGAGGTAAAAAAAGCTTATCAATATATTAAATGCACGCTCAAAGATCCTAAAAATTTAACCATCGCTATCAAAAACTGGTATGACTTTACCAATCTGAATGCTTATGTGTTGAAGTGGAGCATAGTGGGAGATAATGGTAAAATGTTAGCGAAAGGGGAACAGTCTATAGAAGTTGCTCCACATGCCACTACTGAAGTTTCATTGGGAGGCGTACGCTTACCCCGGAATATCCGTGAGGCTTATCTGAATTTAAGCTGGACGCCTAAGAAGAAAAGTGCTTTCATCGGAACTGATGATGAGGTTGCTTATGATCAGTTTGTCTTGCCTGCCAATAGTCAGTATCGTCCGACATTGGCTAAACTGTCTGAAAAACCGGAAATTCAGATTGATCCGAAAACCGGAGCATTAACATCATACATCTATGAAGGACAGGAATATCTTGCCTCGCCTGTGCGGCTGAGTTTATATCGCCCTGCAACGGACAATGACAACCGTGAAAAGAAGGGAGGCGCAAAGGTTTGGCGCAAATTAGGGCTAAATCATTTGGTCCAACGTGTATTATCTGTAAAAACATCAGGACACACTACTTACAGTGAAGTGAAATTATTGAATGATAAAAATGAGACAATAGGGTCTGCTACATTTGAATACACCATTCGCAAGGATGGAATATTGTCTGTACAAACCCGTTTCGTTCCGGATACAACGTTTGTCAGTTCATTGGCTCGTGTCGGGCTGGTTTTTGAAATGCCCCACAGTTTTAATCGTGTCACTTATTTGGGCCGAGGAGAGCATGAGACTTATGCTGACCGAAAACTATCGGGGCGTATCGGAATTTATCATACTGATGCAGAACGAATGTTTCATTATTATGTGCGTCCTCAGGCTACCGGTAATCGAACAGACGTGCGTTGGATGCAAGTTAGCGATGAATTAGGAAAAGGATTGTCTGTGTGGGGGGAGAAGTCATTTGAATTTAGTGTATCTCCTTTCACTGATGAGAATATAGATGCTGCCGGGCACATTAACAAGTTGAAAAGAAATGGCACGGTGACCGTTCATCTTGACGCTTTGCAAAGCGGTGTGGGAACGGCTACTTGCGGACCGGGGGTACTGGCGCCTTATTTGGTGCCTGTAAAAGAGTATCTGTTTAGTTTTGAAATACGTCCTTTAAAATGA
- a CDS encoding family 20 glycosylhydrolase, translated as MKRILFFIILFCISLSAIAQESCPQVIPALQQWRGTGGTLSLPVRGSIVIRTTDEAALESTARILISDLKELMGWDYTLRTGKPRKNDICLSLTPPDEELGEEGYVLDFSGYACIKAPAVKGVFWGTRSLLQILFNHQGTLPKGIARDYPQFPNRGFMLDVARKFFTMDYLKQYVKILSFYKMNEFQIHLNDNGFPQFFENDWNKTYAAFRLESERFPGLTSKDGSYTKKEFIELQKMGKAYGVNIIPEIDIPAHSLAFAHYKPEIASQEYGMDHLDLYKEETYRFVDTLLDEYLCGDSPVFIGPDVHIGTDEYNKKEAERYRYFTDRYLKYIAKYGKNPRMWGGLKWLPGKTPVQAEGVTVNAWSYDWIDPEASLKDGYKLINSCDTYLYIVPSAGYYRDFLDHQWLYETWSPWLINKKLTLPEGTVGVLGGMFAVWNDKCGNGISEQDVHVRSFPALQVLAEKMWKGSNSQVSFEQFEDLCRQMPEAPGVNLLGRIPSGVCQTASGEVQLTPAGEVCVLSGTDSISTVLQEVGYPYAVSFKICPDENASNSSILFKGPHSVVYANWENKGCLAFSRDGYTFVFHSYHLPEGVWSDIRIEGDYKGTSLYVNGKLQERLEGRTKKVYRQQYKRMEYMEYQETLIFPLQQIGDGLNGFKGKIKNVVCKQF; from the coding sequence ATGAAGAGAATTTTATTTTTTATCATATTGTTTTGTATAAGCCTTTCTGCTATTGCTCAAGAATCTTGTCCGCAAGTTATTCCGGCTTTGCAACAATGGCGTGGAACAGGTGGAACTCTTTCCTTGCCTGTACGAGGCAGCATTGTAATTCGCACAACCGATGAGGCTGCGTTAGAGTCCACAGCTCGTATTCTTATATCAGACTTGAAGGAATTGATGGGGTGGGATTATACTTTGCGTACCGGAAAACCTCGTAAGAACGATATTTGCTTGTCCCTCACTCCACCTGATGAGGAGTTGGGAGAAGAGGGATATGTGCTTGACTTTTCCGGTTATGCTTGTATAAAAGCTCCTGCCGTAAAAGGTGTATTTTGGGGTACGCGCAGTTTGCTGCAGATCCTTTTTAATCATCAAGGTACTCTTCCTAAAGGTATTGCACGCGATTATCCTCAATTCCCTAATCGAGGATTTATGCTAGATGTTGCCAGAAAGTTCTTCACGATGGATTATCTGAAGCAATATGTAAAGATATTGTCTTTTTACAAGATGAATGAGTTTCAAATACATTTGAATGATAATGGGTTTCCGCAATTTTTTGAGAATGATTGGAATAAAACCTATGCTGCTTTTCGGTTAGAGAGTGAACGTTTCCCTGGATTGACATCCAAGGACGGGTCATATACCAAAAAAGAATTTATAGAGTTACAGAAGATGGGGAAAGCTTATGGAGTAAACATTATTCCAGAAATAGACATCCCCGCCCACTCTCTGGCTTTTGCTCATTATAAGCCGGAAATAGCCAGTCAAGAATATGGTATGGATCATCTTGACCTTTATAAAGAGGAGACTTATCGTTTTGTGGATACATTGTTGGACGAATATCTTTGTGGAGACTCACCGGTATTTATCGGTCCGGACGTACATATAGGAACAGACGAGTATAATAAAAAGGAGGCTGAACGGTATCGTTATTTCACGGACCGGTATTTGAAATACATTGCGAAATACGGTAAAAATCCCCGTATGTGGGGTGGCTTGAAATGGCTCCCGGGAAAGACACCTGTGCAGGCAGAAGGAGTAACTGTCAATGCATGGTCGTATGACTGGATAGACCCGGAAGCATCTTTAAAAGACGGATATAAGTTGATTAACTCTTGTGACACTTATCTTTATATTGTACCCTCAGCAGGTTATTACCGTGATTTTCTGGATCATCAATGGTTGTATGAAACTTGGTCACCATGGTTGATTAATAAAAAGTTGACATTGCCCGAAGGTACCGTTGGAGTACTGGGAGGTATGTTTGCCGTGTGGAATGATAAGTGCGGCAACGGTATATCAGAACAAGACGTGCATGTGCGTTCTTTCCCAGCCCTACAGGTATTGGCTGAAAAGATGTGGAAAGGCAGCAATAGTCAGGTTTCTTTTGAACAGTTTGAGGATTTATGTCGTCAGATGCCCGAAGCTCCCGGCGTGAATCTGTTAGGCCGGATACCGTCAGGTGTATGTCAGACTGCTTCTGGTGAAGTGCAACTTACCCCTGCCGGGGAAGTCTGTGTGCTAAGCGGAACCGATTCTATTTCTACTGTGTTACAAGAAGTGGGGTATCCGTATGCTGTATCTTTCAAAATTTGTCCCGATGAGAATGCTTCCAATAGTTCCATACTATTCAAGGGACCTCATTCTGTGGTGTATGCCAATTGGGAAAACAAAGGCTGCCTGGCTTTCAGTCGTGACGGCTATACATTTGTGTTTCATTCCTATCATTTGCCCGAAGGTGTGTGGAGTGATATTCGTATAGAAGGTGATTACAAGGGGACTTCCCTTTATGTGAACGGTAAGTTGCAGGAACGTCTGGAAGGCCGCACCAAGAAAGTCTATCGTCAGCAGTATAAGCGTATGGAGTATATGGAGTATCAGGAGACACTGATATTTCCCTTACAACAAATAGGGGATGGCTTGAACGGTTTTAAAGGAAAGATTAAAAATGTAGTGTGCAAGCAGTTCTGA
- a CDS encoding glycosyl hydrolase family 18 protein, producing MRKLVWSVLAAMAIFLSGCTDETESMSSSEHTVVHLIPDVDVSTRGLTAPQQVNGYHLRYILEAYAQEAEGTLGAKLIRLCQTSSTFELELMPDKTYTFLAWADYVSSGMDNVKLNNVNDEFYTTADLQNVSMNTAKWALNTAAKDAFCAVKKNIRAGAPIELSLKRPLAMMNIRTKTSVERTKAVQISYPSVYTAYNVLAADVTGKAGKQTFAAPVLTDEGNNRIAYDYLFVHPLADSGKYKQGSSLYNVIINLFDVTETADTPDASYEVESVPFSPNYRTNLICSDIAESEVQTQVSVSVDTAFETPEQTASKQFINSSYIRTSFYETGRIFTKGLQTCNDLIYLVANPYFGGPLYFEIPESTFSLSAGTTWMAGYADRTGVVSLDGTAQLDVKADILNKAIGEFPKFTFATWVYIDEWHAGAFLFKKQNGNNAPKVGLKLGDTVGKLTFFVDNTTHTYTTASLQTGAWHHVSLVHDGVAQNTELFVDGVSAGKTTAFLKLPFMNAYFNMYLGTGLKGKLDETFFSMLPMSAAEINEVKTDGLNFGNWNHTKVQAYWKYDEEQNPGKDSHSWVTIMEDVRSKLTGKDIKFRLGVSGGDWAAMIGNASNRTSFAKNIKTVLDKYQLDGVDLDFEWAYSADQFKNYSLTIQEIRKVIGSDYLLTVSLHPISYKITPEAVAACDWISFQCYGPKAIEFPYESYTSHLQAAINYGIPTEKLVPGLPFYGTKNWNSGSSEGTVAYFDMVKEGSVKNTTDDQVTYKGTTYYLNSVSTIQKKVRYALGQHMHGVMSWDLATDCDYENSLSLQRAVVEEIRK from the coding sequence ATGAGAAAACTAGTATGGTCAGTGCTGGCAGCAATGGCAATTTTTTTGTCTGGCTGTACTGATGAAACTGAGTCAATGTCTTCGTCAGAACATACTGTAGTGCATCTGATTCCTGATGTGGATGTGTCTACTCGCGGGCTGACAGCTCCTCAACAGGTGAATGGTTATCATTTACGTTATATTCTGGAAGCTTATGCACAGGAAGCAGAAGGTACTTTGGGTGCAAAGTTAATACGTCTCTGCCAGACATCTTCTACTTTTGAACTGGAACTGATGCCTGACAAAACCTATACTTTTCTGGCTTGGGCTGATTACGTAAGTAGTGGGATGGATAATGTGAAACTGAATAATGTAAATGATGAATTCTACACCACCGCCGATCTGCAGAATGTGTCTATGAATACAGCCAAGTGGGCTTTGAATACAGCTGCTAAAGATGCTTTCTGTGCTGTGAAGAAAAACATCCGGGCAGGTGCTCCGATTGAGCTGTCCTTGAAGCGTCCGTTGGCTATGATGAACATCAGGACGAAGACATCTGTTGAAAGAACCAAGGCTGTACAAATCAGTTATCCCAGTGTCTATACAGCTTATAATGTGCTGGCAGCTGATGTTACGGGAAAGGCAGGTAAGCAGACATTTGCAGCACCCGTTTTGACTGACGAAGGCAATAACCGCATTGCTTATGACTATCTGTTTGTTCATCCGTTGGCTGATTCCGGTAAATACAAACAAGGTAGTAGTTTGTATAACGTAATTATCAATTTATTTGACGTGACTGAAACGGCTGATACACCGGATGCATCTTATGAAGTGGAATCTGTGCCTTTCTCTCCGAACTATCGTACCAATCTTATTTGTTCGGATATAGCAGAATCTGAGGTACAGACGCAGGTAAGTGTCTCTGTGGATACGGCTTTTGAAACTCCGGAACAGACTGCTTCCAAACAGTTTATCAATAGTTCATATATCCGTACTAGTTTCTATGAAACCGGCCGTATCTTTACCAAAGGGTTGCAGACTTGCAATGATTTGATTTATCTGGTAGCCAATCCCTATTTTGGCGGTCCTTTGTATTTTGAAATACCTGAGAGTACTTTCTCTTTGTCTGCTGGTACTACCTGGATGGCTGGTTATGCAGACCGCACTGGTGTGGTCTCACTGGATGGAACAGCGCAGCTGGATGTGAAAGCTGATATATTGAATAAAGCCATTGGTGAATTTCCGAAATTCACATTTGCTACGTGGGTGTATATCGATGAATGGCATGCAGGAGCTTTCCTCTTTAAAAAACAGAATGGGAACAATGCCCCAAAGGTTGGTTTGAAATTAGGTGATACTGTAGGCAAGTTGACTTTCTTTGTAGATAATACAACCCATACCTATACTACAGCCTCGCTGCAAACAGGTGCTTGGCATCATGTGTCGCTGGTTCATGATGGAGTAGCCCAAAACACAGAATTGTTTGTTGATGGAGTTTCTGCAGGAAAAACAACGGCATTTCTGAAACTTCCATTTATGAATGCCTATTTTAATATGTATTTGGGCACTGGATTGAAAGGTAAGTTGGACGAAACTTTCTTTAGTATGTTGCCGATGTCAGCTGCTGAAATCAATGAGGTAAAGACCGATGGACTGAACTTTGGGAACTGGAATCACACCAAAGTACAGGCTTATTGGAAATATGATGAAGAGCAAAATCCAGGAAAGGATTCTCATAGTTGGGTAACTATTATGGAAGATGTCCGTTCGAAGTTGACCGGCAAGGATATCAAGTTCCGTTTGGGGGTGTCCGGCGGTGATTGGGCAGCTATGATTGGCAATGCCAGTAATCGTACTTCATTCGCTAAAAATATTAAGACTGTGCTCGACAAATATCAGTTGGACGGGGTTGACCTGGATTTTGAATGGGCATATTCTGCTGACCAATTTAAGAATTACAGTTTGACTATTCAGGAAATTAGAAAAGTAATAGGCTCTGATTATCTACTTACGGTTTCTTTGCACCCCATTTCTTATAAGATAACTCCGGAAGCAGTGGCTGCCTGCGATTGGATTTCATTCCAATGTTATGGTCCGAAAGCTATCGAATTCCCTTATGAGAGTTATACTAGCCATTTGCAGGCTGCTATTAATTACGGTATTCCAACAGAAAAACTGGTGCCCGGACTACCTTTCTATGGTACAAAAAACTGGAACTCTGGTAGCTCGGAAGGCACGGTTGCCTATTTTGATATGGTAAAGGAAGGTTCTGTCAAGAATACGACTGATGATCAGGTAACTTATAAAGGAACTACGTACTATTTGAACAGTGTATCTACTATTCAGAAAAAAGTAAGGTATGCGCTCGGCCAGCACATGCACGGTGTGATGTCATGGGATTTGGCCACCGACTGTGATTATGAAAATTCACTTTCTTTACAGCGTGCAGTAGTAGAGGAAATCAGGAAATAA
- a CDS encoding SusC/RagA family TonB-linked outer membrane protein, protein MRQRLQKAMLVMVLCLLAVTTALAQAIQVKGIVYDGNGETMPGVNVHVKGAASGTITDVNGNYTVSVPNSNSILVFSFIGYTTQEIKVGNRTNINVTLKDDLQQLDEVVVVAYGTARKGDLTGALTTMRPDGNEAMKATSIDNLLDGKVAGLVVNTASATPGAASSITIRGASSLRGDNQPLYVIDNIPQASTGEFASSGISGDFQIAQDPLASLNPADIEDITILKDASSTAIYGSRGANGVILITTKKGKEGKAKVSASANFTIAEPSELLNMMSLREHALYRNSRQTDEKNWQFHLVGDEVRYVFGDATGSYDPDKPESYHVLAERNWQKEIYQTAFSQNYSVSVNGGTGKTTYYVSANFKDIEGTVKQTGLKQGDLRANLNADLSKAVSLRLSLAGSLRQNDMMAGGNTLGGSTGAVSRTALDYAPYEMPEDDPAFDQEAKTTVFSWLNDYVDLADDKTFNASLDLTWKISKFLRYNLRTGGNINTNERKRWYGLELYQGMNNQGYLAISNLDKSNYSVENLVMYNTKLGSWGNLDGTVGMTYEDYNFLNKNVVGTKFSVMEMRENGMHMAGSREYQTPIQKDYQLLSYLGRVNINLFEKYLITASIRADGSSKFAKNNRWGYFPSASIAWRLEQEEFMKSLKWLSQLKLRLSYGITGNQSIDPYSTFAMYGGGSIIYADKLGNALNTLTITNLANNSLKWEKTASWNVGVDFGFWNSRLTGTIDVYNKKTTDLLISRDLPGSAGFSTTYYNQGSLTNKGVEFSLNACIIDHKDWKWNVSGNIGVNKGKIGDLGMLPGQFGALGERVGYFGNSLGDHFGVGHVFLAGEAPGQFYGYVTDGIVQVDDVVEGKGIRYTKADGTEGYYKTAMGQTLKAGDVKFVDRNEDGVVDDKDKDIIGNPNPDFTYGIQTSLSWKSLTLKAAFNGVQGRDILNTGNRYINTPGMKSNNITSEAYQGMWTAENPSNLFPSANFEVQNMVMDRYVEDGSYFRCSDITLSYVLPKSLISKIGMKNMSVFASVKNAFILTDYSGYDPEVNSFAFDGLRPGVDMNSYPTPRSYIFGLNLTF, encoded by the coding sequence ATGAGACAAAGACTTCAAAAGGCGATGCTTGTGATGGTGCTATGTCTGTTGGCTGTAACCACAGCTCTCGCTCAGGCCATTCAAGTGAAAGGTATTGTGTACGATGGTAATGGTGAAACGATGCCTGGTGTAAACGTACATGTAAAAGGTGCTGCCAGTGGTACCATAACTGATGTAAATGGTAATTATACTGTTTCTGTTCCAAATTCCAATTCTATATTGGTATTCTCTTTTATTGGATATACAACGCAGGAAATAAAAGTAGGTAATCGTACCAATATTAATGTAACATTGAAAGACGACTTGCAGCAATTGGATGAAGTTGTCGTTGTGGCTTACGGTACGGCTCGCAAGGGTGACTTGACCGGTGCTTTGACTACCATGCGTCCGGATGGCAATGAGGCTATGAAAGCGACATCTATAGACAATCTGCTTGATGGTAAAGTTGCCGGTCTGGTAGTAAATACAGCATCTGCTACTCCGGGCGCTGCTTCCTCTATTACGATTCGTGGCGCCAGTTCTTTGCGTGGCGATAACCAACCTTTATATGTGATTGATAATATCCCGCAGGCTTCTACCGGTGAATTTGCTTCTTCTGGTATTTCAGGTGACTTTCAGATTGCACAAGACCCCTTGGCTTCGCTGAATCCGGCCGATATTGAAGATATTACCATATTGAAGGATGCTTCTTCTACCGCCATCTATGGTAGCCGTGGTGCTAATGGTGTCATTTTGATTACTACAAAGAAAGGTAAGGAAGGTAAGGCAAAAGTAAGTGCTTCGGCTAACTTCACCATTGCAGAGCCTTCTGAACTGTTGAATATGATGAGTTTGCGTGAACATGCCTTGTATCGTAATTCGCGTCAGACGGATGAGAAAAACTGGCAGTTCCACCTGGTTGGTGACGAAGTACGTTATGTATTCGGTGATGCTACAGGTTCTTATGATCCTGATAAACCTGAATCCTATCATGTGCTGGCTGAACGAAACTGGCAGAAAGAAATTTATCAAACCGCTTTTTCTCAGAACTATTCCGTATCTGTAAATGGTGGTACAGGTAAGACTACCTACTACGTCTCTGCTAATTTCAAGGATATTGAGGGAACCGTGAAGCAGACAGGACTGAAGCAAGGTGACTTGCGTGCCAACTTGAATGCCGACTTGTCCAAGGCTGTTTCTCTACGTTTGTCCTTGGCTGGTTCTCTCCGTCAGAACGATATGATGGCCGGTGGTAATACATTGGGTGGTTCTACAGGTGCCGTTTCACGTACGGCTTTGGACTATGCTCCATATGAAATGCCGGAGGACGACCCTGCTTTCGACCAAGAAGCTAAAACAACGGTATTCAGTTGGTTAAATGATTATGTAGACTTGGCTGATGATAAAACTTTCAATGCCAGTTTGGACCTGACATGGAAAATCAGCAAGTTTTTGCGTTATAATCTCCGTACCGGTGGTAACATCAATACCAATGAACGTAAACGCTGGTATGGTCTGGAGCTGTATCAGGGTATGAATAATCAAGGTTACTTGGCCATTTCCAATCTTGACAAGAGCAATTACTCGGTAGAGAATCTGGTAATGTATAATACGAAGCTGGGTTCTTGGGGTAATTTGGATGGTACAGTCGGTATGACTTACGAGGATTACAATTTCTTGAACAAAAATGTTGTCGGAACCAAGTTTTCTGTAATGGAAATGCGCGAAAATGGTATGCACATGGCCGGTTCTCGTGAATATCAGACACCTATTCAGAAAGATTATCAGTTGCTTTCTTACTTGGGACGCGTGAATATCAATCTTTTTGAGAAATATTTGATAACAGCCTCTATTCGTGCCGATGGTTCCAGCAAGTTTGCCAAGAATAATCGTTGGGGGTATTTTCCCTCTGCTTCTATCGCCTGGCGTTTGGAACAGGAAGAATTCATGAAGAGTTTGAAATGGCTGAGCCAATTGAAGCTTCGTTTGAGCTATGGTATCACTGGTAACCAGAGTATCGATCCGTATTCTACTTTTGCCATGTATGGTGGCGGTAGTATTATCTATGCCGACAAACTGGGCAATGCATTGAATACGCTTACTATTACTAACTTGGCAAACAATAGCTTAAAATGGGAAAAGACAGCTTCCTGGAACGTGGGAGTAGACTTCGGCTTTTGGAATTCCCGTTTGACAGGTACTATAGATGTTTATAATAAGAAAACTACAGACTTGCTTATCAGTCGGGATCTTCCGGGTTCGGCAGGTTTCTCTACAACCTATTATAACCAAGGATCATTGACAAACAAAGGTGTGGAATTCTCACTGAATGCCTGCATCATTGACCATAAAGACTGGAAATGGAATGTAAGCGGAAATATTGGTGTCAACAAGGGAAAAATCGGTGATTTGGGTATGTTGCCTGGACAATTTGGTGCATTGGGTGAAAGAGTCGGTTACTTTGGTAATTCTTTGGGTGACCACTTCGGTGTAGGCCATGTGTTCCTGGCAGGTGAAGCTCCGGGACAGTTCTACGGTTATGTGACTGACGGTATCGTACAGGTTGACGATGTGGTAGAAGGTAAGGGCATCCGTTATACTAAGGCTGATGGAACGGAAGGTTACTATAAGACTGCCATGGGGCAGACATTGAAAGCCGGTGACGTGAAGTTTGTCGACAGAAACGAAGACGGTGTGGTAGATGATAAGGATAAGGATATTATCGGTAATCCCAATCCGGACTTTACTTATGGTATCCAGACCAGCCTTTCCTGGAAGTCGCTGACGCTGAAAGCTGCTTTCAACGGCGTACAAGGTCGTGATATATTGAACACCGGTAACCGTTACATAAACACACCGGGTATGAAGTCCAACAACATCACTTCTGAAGCTTATCAGGGAATGTGGACTGCCGAAAACCCCAGCAATCTCTTCCCCTCGGCCAACTTTGAGGTACAGAACATGGTGATGGATCGTTATGTAGAGGATGGAAGTTATTTTCGGTGTTCAGACATTACATTGAGCTATGTTTTGCCCAAGAGCCTGATTTCCAAAATCGGAATGAAAAACATGTCAGTATTCGCCAGTGTGAAGAATGCCTTCATCCTTACCGACTACAGCGGTTATGACCCTGAAGTGAACAGTTTTGCCTTCGACGGACTTCGTCCGGGCGTGGATATGAACTCTTATCCTACACCGCGTTCCTACATCTTCGGTTTGAACCTTACTTTTTAA